The DNA sequence GCTTCTGCTGCAGGAGGAGCTGCTCCAGAGCCGAGGGGCCCGTCTGCAGCATGGAGCCGGACCAGATGGACTGAGGGGGGAGAcacgttagcatgttagcatggagCTAAAGGTTTACAcacaataaagaactacgagaATAAAGATGGAAAAAGTGGTacaaaaaatgtgtgtgtgtgtttgaatgtgagtgtgtgtgtgtgtcagtgtgtgagtgagtgtgtgtctatGGACCTTGAGGCTGTCGAGCAGCACTGTGGACGACTCCTCCATCGGAGACTCCTGATTGGCCCAGGAGCTGCCGGGGGGCGGGGCCTGATGCCAGCTGCTGTCGGACCCCGAAGAGGCCGGCGCTGGCAGGAAGTCCAGCCCGAACCCTGAAGAACAGAAACGCATCAGAACCAGAACACACCCCCTGAACCTTGGACCCTGTAGCCCCTGAACCTTGGACCCTGTAACCCCAGAACCCGGACCCCCCCCTCACCGGTCTTGTCGGCCTTCCAGCGGTCCACCACCCTGCGGTCCCGGCTGTCCGGAGTGCCGATGGGCCCGAAGTTAGAGAAGGGCATGGCTCCGTGGTTGTGggtggggggggaggagggcaGGCTGCTGGGGTTAGAGGAGTGGGGGGACTGGCTGGCTGGGGTGGAGTGatctgtcaacaacaacaaaaacaacaacgtcAGACGCCCTGTGACATCACTCGCTGAGTCAAAGTGTTCTGACTGACGCACCTGAGCTGGCGGGCAGGGAGGGGGACCAGGGCGTGCCCTCGAACAGGGAGTAGAGCGACGGCTCCTGGTGCATCATGGGAGCTTCGGGCTTGGAGCTGGGAGGCAGGCTCTTCCCGTACGCCTGACTGAAGATGCTGTTCTGGTTGTACTCCTGCACACAGGGTCACGCAGAGGTCACTCAGAGGTCACACAGAGGTCACTCAGAGGTCACTCAGAGGGTCACTCAGAGGTCACTCAGAGGGTCACTCAGAGGTCACACAGAGGTCACTCAGAG is a window from the Pseudochaenichthys georgianus unplaced genomic scaffold, fPseGeo1.2 scaffold_1175_arrow_ctg1, whole genome shotgun sequence genome containing:
- the smg7 gene encoding nonsense-mediated mRNA decay factor SMG7 codes for the protein EYNQNSIFSQAYGKSLPPSSKPEAPMMHQEPSLYSLFEGTPWSPSLPASSDHSTPASQSPHSSNPSSLPSSPPTHNHGAMPFSNFGPIGTPDSRDRRVVDRWKADKTGFGLDFLPAPASSGSDSSWHQAPPPGSSWANQESPMEESSTVLLDSLKSIWSGSMLQTGPSALEQLLLQQKQKQRGAMNPPH